In Haloarcula limicola, the genomic stretch TCTCCGGCCCCGTCCCGCTCCCCACGAAGACGCTGGAGGTTCCCACCCGCAAGTCCCCCGACGGTGAGGGGACCGCGACGTGGGAACACTGGGAGATGCGAGTCCACAAGCGGCTCATCGACATCGACGCCGACGAACGGGCGCTGCGCCAGCTGATGCGCATCCAGGTGCCCAACGACGTCTCCATCGAGATCGTCCTCGAGGACTGAGCGAGACCGCAGGTTTCGCGAAAGCGGGCGTCTTCCGAAAACAGGCCATCCGGCCTACTCTCGTCGGCACTCGACCGCTTCCCGAATCGCACGCCGGGATACACACCACACACCGTGTGAATCGCTATCGAAGTTCGCCCTCACGCGCAGGGTTTTTACCACCCCGCGTTCGAGAGGGAGATGCGGGCTCGTAGATCAGTGGCAGATCGCTTCCTTCGCAAGGAAGAGGCCCCGGGTTCAAATCCCGGCGAGTCCATTCCTTCGCTCATTACGTTCGCTTAGTCGTGGACTCGCCGAACATCGCAAACGCGAAGCGTTTGCTCAATCCCGGCGAGTCCATGGTTCTTGCACCGCGAGCGAATCCGCGAGCGGCGCGAATCGCTGTCGATTCCCGAACCGTGAACGCCGCCCAGAAATGCTCGCTTCGCTGTGCCTTGCTGGCCTAGTTCAAACTCGCTCGGAGAGCACCTGCTGCTCACAGTATCGCTCACAGCGAAAATGCACCTCTCAGATTGTGAACGTCCGAAAGACTCGCTGCGCTCGCGGGACCGGAGACAGTTCGATCGTCAGTCAAGCGCAAAAGCCGCTCGAATGGAAATCGCGTAGAATCCGAATGCCGCCTCCCGGATTGTGAACCTTGCCGAGACAATCCGGGCATGTGGCTCGCTCCGCTCGCCATTCCGGGCTATGACTCGTCTCGTTCAAATCCGGTCGGGTCGCATATTTGCGGCTCACGAAGTTGTTCGCCGCAAAAGTATGCCGCCTCCCGGATTTGAACCGGGGACAGCTCGATCTTCAGTCGAGTGCTCTCCCAGTCTGAGCTAAGGCGGCGCGCACTCGAAGCGAGGACGAGGGTAGAAAAAAGGATTTCGAAAGTCCGCTCGCCATCCAGCGAATCGTGTGTCGGTCACCCACGCCGCTACGGCAGGAAGAGGTCCGCGCTGTCGAACTCCGCTCCGCAGTCGTCACAGACGTACTCTGCCCCGTTCACCGTCGAGACGCGCCCCCCGCATTTGGGACACGTCGAACCGTTTATCATGGTCTGCGGTAGCACAGACCCCGATAAATGACTTTCGACAGGTGTCAGTTCGGTAAGAGCAGCGGAGCGAGACTCACATTCGTTCGTCTCGCAGGGTGCGACTCCTAGTCACCCCCACAGACGGCACTGGCTCCTCGCTTCGCTCGTCGCAGTCGCCGTCAGAAGTGGGTCCGGGCGGATTCGAACCACGGTCACTCCGCTACGCTTCGTTCCCTGATTAGAATCCGCCGGCCGCTTCGTACACGCGGCGCTCGAAAGTGAGCGCCGCGAGAACTCAGTGGGTCCGGGCGGATTCGAACCACCGACCTCGGCCTTGTAAAGGCCACGTCATAACCAACTAGACCACGGACCCGCACTCTCACGTTTTCCACCGTCGGGAATAACCCTTTCTTTCTGGGGTCGGAACGCTTACCCGCGCTCTGGCCCTCAGTAACGGTATGAATCGTCGTCCGCTGGCCGTCGTCTTCGGACTGGTCGGCGTGCTCGCGTTCGCCGTGGTCGCCCTCCAGACCGGCCTGTGGGTCGACCTCGTCGGCGTCGGCGATCACGAGGAGGGGAACGTGACGGTCTACGACGAGACGCCCGACGCCACCGCGGCCCCGACGCCGACCGCGACATCGACGGAGCGAGCGACGACTGTCGCGGCCCACGGCGACGGCGGCGAGCGGTTAGCAACCGTCGAAGTCCGCATCTCGAACACTACCGCCCAACGCTATACGGGGCTCAGCAATACGACGTCGCTGGGACCGAACGAGGGGATGCTGTTCGTCCACGAGGAGGAGGGGACCTACGGCTACGTCATGCGGGATATGGACTTCCCGCTGGACATCATCTTCGTCGACTCGAACGGGACCATCACGACCATCCACCACGCGCCGCTGCCGCCGGAGGGGACGAGCAACTCCGAACTAAAGCGATACGAGGGGCGAGGGAAGTACGTCCTCGAAGTGAACCGCGGGTGGGCCAACCGGACCGGCGTCAGCGTCGGCGATCGCGTCGAACTCCCCGAGAGCGTCGCGTAGCCCAACGCGCTTTTGCGGCTCGGGCCGCTAGACCGGCTGATGGATTTCGATGCGGCGTCGGACGACGACGTCTTCGAGGACGCCCGCGAGCGCGTCGACCGGCCGATGTGGCGGTTGTTCACGGCCTACGGTCGCGGCCAGCGCGGGGCGTTCGTCGTGGGCCTTGTCAGTTCGATTTTCGCCCGAATGCTGGACCTCCTGCCGCCGGTGTTGCTGGCGCTGGCCATCGACTCGGTCATCCAGGGGCGGACGAGCTACGGCCTCCCGCTGGTCCCCGACGCGTGGATTCCGGGCACGACCGTCGGGCAGTTGTGGCTGACGGCGGGGCTCATCGCCGCCTCCTTCGCCGGCGGGGCGATCTTCCACTGGAGCCGGAACTGGGGGTGGAACAAGTTCGCCCAGCACGTCCAGCACACGGTCAGGACCGACACCTACGAGACGATGCAGCGGCTGAACATGGACTTCTTCGCCGACAAGCAGACCGGCGAGATGATGTCGGTCCTCTCGAACGACGTCAATCGGCTGGAGAAGTTCCTGAACGACGGGCTGAACTCCACCTCGCGGTTGGTCATCATGGTGCTCGGCATCGCGGCGTACCTCTTCTACATGAACTGGCAGCTGGCGCTGGTCGCGCTGTTGCCGGTGCCCATCATCGCAGTGTTCACCAAGCGGTTCATCGAGACGATTCAGCCCAAGTACGCCGACGTGCGCGCGTCGGTCGGGAAACTCAACTCCCGGCTGGAGAACAACCTGAGCGGCATCCAGATCATCAAGACCGCCAACACCGAGGAGTTCGAGTCCGACCGCGTCGAGGACAGTTCGCAGGACTACCTCGACGCGAACTGGGACGCCATCGAGACGCGCATCACCTTCTTCCCCGGTCTCCGCCTCGTCGCCGGCCTGGGCTTCGTCCTCACGTTCGCCGTCGGCGGCCTGATGGTCATCGGGCAGCCCCCGGGGCCGCTCTCGCTGTCGCTCTCGCCCGGCGAGTTCGTCGCGTTCATCATCTACACCCAGCGGTTCGTCTGGCCGATGGCGCAGTTCGGACAGATAATCAATATGTATCAGCGGGCCTACGCCTCCGCGGAGCGGGTGTTCGGTCTGATGGACACGCCCGGTCGCCTCGAAGAGGCCGACGACGCGCCGCCGCTGTCGGTCACCGAGGGAGCCGTCGAGTACGACGACGTGAGCTTTCGATACGATGGCGACGAGGACCCGATTCTCGAAGACGTCTCCTTCGAGGTCGACGGCGGCGACACCGTCGCGCTGGTCGGCCCGACGGGCGCGGGCAAGTCCACGGTGATGAAACTGCTCCTGCGGATGTACGACGTGGACGAGGGCGCGGTGCGTATCGACGGACAGGACCTCCGCGACGTCCAGATACCCTCTATCCGGCGGGCCATCGGCTACGTCAGCCAGGAGACGTTCCTCTTCTACGGGACCGTCCGCGAGAACATCACCTACGGGACGTTCGACGCGAGCGACGACGAGGTGCGCGAGGCCGCGAAGGCCGCCGAGGCGCACCAGTTCATTCAGAACCTCCCCGACGGCTACGACACGATGGTCGGCGAACGCGGCGTCAAGCTCTCGGGCGGCCAGCGCCAGCGCATCGCCATCGCCCGCGCGATGCTGAAAGAGCCGGAACTGTTGGTGCTCGACGAGGCGACCAGCGACGTCGACACGGAGACGGAGATGCTCATCCAGCGCTCGCTCGACGAGTTGAGCGCCGATAGGACCACCTTCGCCATCGCCCACCGCCTCTCGACGATCAAGGACGCCGATACCATCCTCGTCCTCGACGACGGCCGCATCGTCGAGCGCGGCACCCACGAGGAACTCCTCGCGGCGGACGGTCTCTACGCGAACCTCTGGGCGGTGCAGGCCGGCGAGATCGACGAACTGCCCGAGGACTTCGTCGAGCAGGCGATTCAGCGCCGGGCGCAGACCGACGCGGACGATTGACTCAGCAGCCAGTCCGGAGGCAGGTGTGACCGATCACCCCCGTCTCACCGCCCGTAATCGCATCGCCTACCGTCGAACTGTGTCCGCGTCCTCGACCGGGTTAGCGCGGTAACCGAGTCCGCTCGCTACCGGGGCCAGCGCTCCGAACAGTACCTTCTGGACCCGAAGCGGTGGGCTCGCTAGGTGGAGTAAGTCGTATCCGTAGGCGTCGTAGAGAGCTGCGACCCGAAGCAGGGGCGGCGCGCCATCGGTCTTGACCTCGCCCCGCTGAGCGAGGGTGGCTAAGTCACGGAGGAAGGCCTCGGTCTGCAGTCCCGGCTGGATACGGACCCGCAGGTGGAGTCGAGTGTCGCCCGCGTTCGTCCA encodes the following:
- the rpsJ gene encoding 30S ribosomal protein S10, which encodes MSQQARVRLAGTSPEDLDDICADVREIAEKTGVELSGPVPLPTKTLEVPTRKSPDGEGTATWEHWEMRVHKRLIDIDADERALRQLMRIQVPNDVSIEIVLED
- a CDS encoding zinc ribbon domain-containing protein, giving the protein MINGSTCPKCGGRVSTVNGAEYVCDDCGAEFDSADLFLP
- a CDS encoding DUF192 domain-containing protein, yielding MNRRPLAVVFGLVGVLAFAVVALQTGLWVDLVGVGDHEEGNVTVYDETPDATAAPTPTATSTERATTVAAHGDGGERLATVEVRISNTTAQRYTGLSNTTSLGPNEGMLFVHEEEGTYGYVMRDMDFPLDIIFVDSNGTITTIHHAPLPPEGTSNSELKRYEGRGKYVLEVNRGWANRTGVSVGDRVELPESVA
- a CDS encoding ABC transporter ATP-binding protein, which translates into the protein MDFDAASDDDVFEDARERVDRPMWRLFTAYGRGQRGAFVVGLVSSIFARMLDLLPPVLLALAIDSVIQGRTSYGLPLVPDAWIPGTTVGQLWLTAGLIAASFAGGAIFHWSRNWGWNKFAQHVQHTVRTDTYETMQRLNMDFFADKQTGEMMSVLSNDVNRLEKFLNDGLNSTSRLVIMVLGIAAYLFYMNWQLALVALLPVPIIAVFTKRFIETIQPKYADVRASVGKLNSRLENNLSGIQIIKTANTEEFESDRVEDSSQDYLDANWDAIETRITFFPGLRLVAGLGFVLTFAVGGLMVIGQPPGPLSLSLSPGEFVAFIIYTQRFVWPMAQFGQIINMYQRAYASAERVFGLMDTPGRLEEADDAPPLSVTEGAVEYDDVSFRYDGDEDPILEDVSFEVDGGDTVALVGPTGAGKSTVMKLLLRMYDVDEGAVRIDGQDLRDVQIPSIRRAIGYVSQETFLFYGTVRENITYGTFDASDDEVREAAKAAEAHQFIQNLPDGYDTMVGERGVKLSGGQRQRIAIARAMLKEPELLVLDEATSDVDTETEMLIQRSLDELSADRTTFAIAHRLSTIKDADTILVLDDGRIVERGTHEELLAADGLYANLWAVQAGEIDELPEDFVEQAIQRRAQTDADD
- a CDS encoding cupin domain-containing protein, translated to MTVLAVPSGVNPEDSAYVENPVTGEQFRFHSRPDEPATDPLEFDVWASPEMSPLAEHVHPKQDETFTVSSGTVEVIREGVKSRYREGEAVTIEAATPHTWTNAGDTRLHLRVRIQPGLQTEAFLRDLATLAQRGEVKTDGAPPLLRVAALYDAYGYDLLHLASPPLRVQKVLFGALAPVASGLGYRANPVEDADTVRR